The nucleotide sequence CCACGTTTTTCGACGAGCGGGGTGCGGGCCGACGGCCCGCACCCGGATGCCGTGGCGGCGGAGCCGCCACGCGGTGGTGAGTGAAACGAGCCACCCGAGGAGAAAAAGGTGGCCTCGGGAGGTCGAGGGCGTCGACGTGGAGATCGCTATTGAGCCACTTCCGGAGGCAGCCGCCAGCGACGACTGACCGGCCGCGAGCCTCTCGCGGAGGTGGCCGCAGGTGGCGACTGACGGCACGGCGCCTGGCTCCCGGGAACGGGTGACCGCCGCGAGAAAGGGGGGAGGGGGGCAGCCGGCCGCCCGGCGGGCCGCGTGTGACAACCCTTATTCGGTTCGATACGAATAGGGGGGGCAAGAGACCCCGCGTGACCATGGAAGAGAGCGTCTCGGGATTCAAGACCCGCGGTGACTGGATGGCCATCGTCGAGCACGGCGAGCGCATCACGCGCGCGCTGCAGGAAGTCGCCGACGAGGAGGGGATCGACCTCGGGGACGCCCTCGACGAATTCGACGAGTGGCGTCCCAAGAGCCACGAGCGCATCGACGAGGACGTCAACGAGAAGACCGCGGCGCAGGCAAGCGTCGCCGAAGGGGAAGGCGAGAAGGAAGGGAAAGGTCCGGACGAGGACCTTCAGACCGCCGGCGAGAAGCTCGCGGAGTCCTACGAGAACCTCGACGAGCCCGACGAGGCCGTCGGCAAGTGGGGCGAGAGCATCGACTACGTGGCCCGCGCGGCCGACTCGGCGGGGCGGAAGGCCATCCGCACGGTCGAGAACGCCGTCTACCGCAACGTGATGACCCAGATCGCTCCCTACTACTTCGACAACGAACTCATCAGCGCGAACCTCCAGCAGGTCCGGGGGGCCGACGAGTACGTCTTCGAGGTCAACGTCAACGACGACGACCTGAAGGTCCACGTCTCGAACAGGCTGGCCGACTACGAGTCCGAGGTCGACCGCTGGCACGTCGACACCGAGAAGGCCACCGAGACCGCCGAGGCCGCGGAGGGCGCCGAGGCACCCGACAACGGCACGCCCGCCGACGCCGACACCAACTAGCCCCCGTCACCGGGCGGGCAACCGCGCCACCCGACGCCGCAGCACGGGGGTCGTCACCCCCAGTCGTTCGGGACCTTTTACTCGGCCGTCCGGTCCCTACTGCCGTCCGATGAGCCTGGACATACTCGGGTCCGGCAGTGGCGACCGTGGCGACGTCGGCGGCCGCGAGGTCACCGTCGTCGGCGCGGGGGTCGGCGGTCTCGCGGCGGCGGCCTACCTGGCTGACGCCGGCGCGGACGTCCGCGTCCTCGAACAGCACGACCGGCCGGGCGGGCACGCCAACCGCTTCGTCGAGGACGGGTACACCTTCGACACCGGTCCCTCCTGGTACCTGATGCCCGACGTCTTCGAGCGGTTTTTCGGTCACTTCGGACGCTCGCCCGAGGACTTTTACGACCTGGTCCACCTCGACCCCCACTACCGGGTGTTCTGGAAGGACGGCGACCGTGCGGACGTCCGGCCGGATATGGCCCACAACCGCGCCCTCTTCGACTCCTACGAGGACGGTGCCGGCGAGGCGCTGGAGGCCTACCTCGACGAGGCCGAGTACACCTACGAGGTGGGCATGGACCGCTTCGTCTACGAGGACCGCGGGCGGCTGCGCGATTTCGTCGACCTGGACGTGCTCAAGTCTGCCCGGGGACTCTCGCTTCTGGGAACGATGAACGACCACGTCGCGGACTACGTCGACCACCCCAAGCTACGTCAGCTACTGCAGTACACGCTGGTCTTTCTGGGCGGGTCGCCGTACAACACGCCGGCGCTGTACAACCTGCTGAGCCACGTCGACTTCAACCTCGGCGTCTACTACCCGGAGGGCGGGATGTACAGCGTCGTCGAGGGGATGGTCGAACTCGCCGAGGACCTGGGGGCGACGGTCGAAACCGGCCGGCCGGTCCGCCGGGTCGAGCGTAACGGCGCGGGGCTGCGCACCGACACCGACGCGGGGCCGGTCGCCGCCGACGCCGTCATCAGCAACGCAAACCCCGCCCACGTCGAGCGCGAACTCCTCCCGGAGGGTCGCCGCGAGCACGGCGAGGGCTACTGGGAGGGCCGGACGCTCGCCCCCTCGGCGTACATGCTCTATCTCGGCGTCGAGGGCGGCGTCGACCCCCTCGCACACCACACGCTGGTGCTCCCCACGGACTGGAAGAGCCACTTCGAGTCCATCTTCGAGGAGCCGCGCTGGCCGGAGGACCCCGCCTACTACGTCAACGTGCCCTCGACGACCGACGACGCGGTCGCCCCCGAGGGCGGGCACACGGTGGTCGTGCTCGTGCCCATCGCCCCGGGCCTCGAGGACGACGACCCGGCCCGCGAGCGGTTCCGCGAGCAGGTCCTCGACGATATCGCCGCCCACACCGGCGTCGACCTGCGCGGCCGGATCGCGGTCGAGCGGGAGGCCTGCGTCTCCGAGTTCGCAGCGCGGTACGGCGACCCCCGCGGGAGCGCGCTGGGGCTGGCACACACCCTGCGCCAGACCGGCCCCTTCCGGCCGGACCACCGCTCGGACGCCCTGGAGGGGCTGTACTACACCGGCGCGTACACCCGGCCGGGGATCGGTGTGCCGATGTGTCTCATCAGCGGCGAACACGCCGCCGAGGCGGTCGTCGCGGACCGCTGAGCCGCCGGCGGTCACGCCCCGCGCCGCCGTTCGGCCGGGCCCGCGGCCGGCAGCCGCGAGCCGGTAGGCTCATGGCCCGGGGAGCCAGTACCCGTCCCAATGGCAACCCCGACGCTCGCGGTCCTGCTCGTGGCCGGCGCGGCGAGTCTGTTCATGGCGTGGGCCATCGGCGCCGGCTCCTCGGGGTCGACCCCCTTCGCCCCCGCGGTCGGGGCAAACGCCATCTCGATCCTCCGGGCGGGCTTCGTCGTCGGCATCCTCGGCCTCCTGGGGGCAGTCCTCCAGGGGGCGAACGTCACCGAGGCCGTCGGTCAGGAGTTGGTGGTCGGCGAGCCGCTGGGCGCGACCGCTGCGGTCATCGGCCTGGTGGTCGCCGCGACGCTGGTCGCGGTGGGTATCTTCGCGGGCTATCCCATCGCGACGGCCTTCACCGTCACCGGAGCGGTCGTCGGCGTCGGCCTCGCGAGCGGGGGCGCGCCCGCGTGGGCGAAGTACCAGCAGATCGGCGCGCTGTGGGTACTCACCCCGGTCATCGGCGGCGGCCTCTCCTACGGGACCGCCCGGCTGCTGCGCGCGGAGTCGGTCCCCGAACGGGTCGCCGTGCCCGTCCTCGGCGGGCTGGTGGGGCTCCTCCTGGCGAACATCGGCTTCGTCCTGCTGGGGCCGCCCGACGAACAGACCTCCGTCGCGACGGCCGTCGCGGTCGCCGTCGACGGCGGCCTCGCCGCCGCGGCCGGCGCCTCCTTGCTGGTCGCGCTGCTGGTCGCGGGGGTGCTGGCCTACGACATGCGGGCCAGCGGGCCGGCGGCCAGCCAGCGACACTTCCTGCTGGCGCTCGGAGGGCTGGTCGCCTTCTCCGCCGGCGGGAGCCAGGTCGGTCTCGCGCTCGGCCCGCTGGTCCCCCTGACCGGGTCGCTCGAGCTGCCGCTTGTCGCGCTGCTGTTCGGGGGTGGCCTCGGTCTCCTCGTCGGCTCCTGGACCGGTGCCCCGCGGATGATCAAGGCGCTGAGCCAGGACTACTCCTCGCTTGGACCCCGCCGGTCGATCGCCGCGCTGATCCCCTCTTTCGCGATCGCTCAGACCGCCGTCTTCTTCGGGATCCCCGTCTCGTTCAACGAGATCATCGTCTCGGCGATCATCGGCAGCGGCTACGCCGCGAGCGGGGCCGGCGGCGAGGTCTCCGGCGCGAAGATGGGCTACACCGTGCTGGCGTGGGTCGGCTCGCTGGTCGGTGCCTTCGCCGTCAGCTACGGAGCCTTCCTTGGCGTATCGGCCGTGCTGTGAGGCGAGCGTACGGGCGGGAGTGGGGGCGGCTCAGTCGTCCGTCGTCGCCTCGGCGTCGGGTTCGGCCGCGCCGTCCTCGCTGTCCTCGTCCTCCTCGGCGGCCAGGCCGGTGATCCGGGCTTTCATGATCCGTGTGTTCTCGACCTGCTCGACGCGGATGGTCAGCCCGTCGTACTCGATGGCCTCGCCCTCCTCGACCAGCCGGCCCGCGCGGTTGAAGATGAACCCCGCGATGGTCTCGAACTCCTCGCCCTCCGGGAGGTCGACCCCCAGCGCCTCGTTGAGCTCGTCGATGTTGACCTCGCCTTTGACGATGGCGGTGTCGTCGTCGAGGACCTCGATCGGCTCCTCCTCGCCGCCCTCGAGGATCTCCCCGACGATCTCCTCGGTCAGGTCCTCCATCGTCACCAGCCCCTCGGTGGTGCCGAACTCGTCGACGACGATCACCATGTGGAGCCGCTCGTCGCGCATCTCGGTCAGCAGGTCGTCGACGTTTTTCGACTCGGGGACGTGCAGCGTGGGCGTGGTCAGGTCGTTCAGGTCGACGTCCTCGACCTCGCCGTACTGGAGCTCCCGTACCAGGTCGCGGATGTGGACGACGCCGATGATGTTGTCGAGGCTCCCCTCGTAGACCGGCAGGCGGGCGTGGTTGCTCTGGACGAACGTCTCCAGGGCCTCCTCCAGTGTGTTGTCGACCGAGACCGCCGTCATGTCCAGCCGGGGAGTCATCACCTCCTTCGCGATGGTGTTGTTGAAGCGGAGCGTGCGCTGGAGCATCTCCCGTTCCTCCTCGTCGAGCACGCCCTCCCGTTCCCCGGTCTCGATGATATCGCGGATCTCCTGGCGGGTGACATAGGAGGTCTCGATCGCCGAGCGCCCGCCGGTGACACGGTTGACCGCGCGGGTGAGGTAGTCGAACAGCGCCACGAGCGGCAACAGGAGGTTCTCGGCGAACTTCAGCGGGCGGGCGATGGTCAGCGCCCAGGACTCGGTGTTCTCGATGGCGTAGGACTTGGGGGCGCTCTCGCCGAACAGGAGCACGAGACTCGTGATCCCGACCGTCGAGAGCACCACCGGCAACAGGCCGTTCCCCAGGTAGTAGGTCAACAGCCCCGTCGCGATGGCCGACATCGCGATGTTGACGAGGTTGTTGCCAACGAGGATCGTCACCAGCAGGCGGTGGGGGTCGTTGCGCAGCGCCGCGAGCGTCTTCCCCGCTTTCGTCCCGTTGCTGGACAGCGCTTCGACGCGGTGGGAGGCAAGCGAGAACATCGCGATCTCGGAGGAGGAGAAAAACCCCGAGAGCACGAGCAACACGAGGATGATGAGGCCCCCGATGACGGCAAAGAGGGTATCGGAGATGGTGAGGCCCAGCACCTCGAAGGCCAGGGGAACGGTCATTAGCGTCGGTACTTGCGTGCCGGCGGGTGTAAGCGTTACCATGCTTTCGACCGGACCGCCGGGGGGCCGGGGAACCGGCCCGCGTGACGCAGAGGCCCACCCGGCGACGCGGTCGTGCGGGGCGTCAGCCGGTCGCCGAAGGGCTTACACGCGCCTCGCCCGAAAGACGCGTATGAGTCAGCCAGCCATCACGCTGTACCGCCTGCAGGCCTGCCCGTTCTGTGAGCGCGTCGTCCGGAAGCTCGAGGAGTACGACCTCGAGTACCAGTCGCGGTTCGTCGAGGCGCTGCACTCGAAGCGAAACGTCGTCAAGCGGGTCACCGGGAGCCGGACCGTCCCCGCCATCGTCGACGAGAACACCGGCGTCACGATGTCCGAGTCCGCCAACATCGTCGAGTACCTCGAACGGACCTACGGCGGGGCCGCCGCGGGCGCCGACGAGGGGACGGCCGCGGCGGGGGGGTCCTGAGTGGACCTGCCCTTCGACGTCGTCGACCTGGAACCGACCGACCACCCCACCGAGGGCGAGGAGGCGCCGGACTTCCGGCGCCCGCTCGTAACCGAGGAGTTCTGGGAGGACCGCGCGCTCTCGGAGCTGACCGCCGAGGGGCCGGTCCTGCTGGTCTTTCACCCGATGGACGGGGCCTTCCCGGCTACCTACATGTACAACGAGCTTCGGGACCGGGAGGTCGCCGAGAAGGTACGGGTCGTCGGCTGCTCCATCTCCACCCCCTACGAGCACAAGGCGCTCATCGAGGACCGCGAGGTCGACTTCGCGGTCTTCTCGGACCCGAAAAACGGCGTCGCAGAGGCCTACGACGTCGTCCACGACCTCGACGGGATGACCGGTGTCTCCGAGCCCCGGCCCGCGGTCTTCGTCGTCGACGCCGAGCGGGTCGTCCGGTACGCCTGGGTCGCCGAGGAGTGGCCCGACTTCCCCGACTACGACGACCTCGAGGCCGCCCTCGACGAGGTGTGATGGAGACGACCGACCCCGCCGTCGCCGCCGCGGCGGTCGCAGACGGGGACCTGGTCGTCTACCCCACCGAGACGGTCTACGGCCTCGGGGCCGACGCGCTCGACGCCGAGGCCGTCACGCGGGTGTTCGACGCCAAGCGCCGCGACCGCACCGAGCCGGTCTCGATGGCCGTCCCGACGGTCGAGGCCGCCCTCGAATACACCCGCGCCACCGCGCCCGAGCGGGCGTTCATGCACGAGTTCCTGCCCGGTCCGGTCACTGTCGTCCTCGAGCGGACGGCGGCGGTCCCGGACGTCCTCACGGGCGGGCGCGACCGCGTCGGCGTGCGCGTCCCGGACTGTGAGCCCGCGCTCGCGTTGCTGGCCGAGACGGGGCCGCTGACCGCCACCAGCGCCAACGTCAGCGGCCGGGAGAGCGCCCGCCGGGTCGCGGACCTGGACTCCGAGATCCGGGCGGCTGTGGCGGTCGCGCTCGACGCCGGCGAGACCCCCGGCGGGACGCCCTCGACGGTCGTCGACGTGACTGCCGGCCGGGTCCACCGCCGTGGAGCCGCGGCCGCGGACGTCGAGGACTGGCTCGACGCGCACTGACCGGCCGGCCTCATCCCGCAGGCGCTCACCCGCCCAGCAGCGACCGCAGCGACCGCGTCCGAACCCCACATTCCTCGCGGAACTCGCAGGGTTCGCACTTGGCGTCGCTGTCGACCCGCGGCGGCGGACCGTCGACCGTCCGGGCGGCCCGCACCGCCTCGCGGTACTCGGCGCTCCGGCGTGGGCCCACGTCGACGGCCCGGACGACTCCGTGTGCGGGGTACTCCGCGTAGACCCGTTCGACCCGGGTCTCGCGCTCCCAGGACAGGGCCTTCGCCGCGGCGACCAGGCGCACACTCTGGGGGTGCCAGACGCCCGTTTCGGGGGGCTCGCCGGTGAACACGAGCGACAGCGACGGGCCCGCCGGCCCCTCGAACCGCTTGTGGGCGACTCCCCGGCAGTCCTTCCCCGAGAGGAGGATGTCGCGGTCGTCGGGGTCGGCGAGCGCCCCCCAGCAGTCCAGCCGGGCCTTCGCGCTCCCGAGCCGCGAGCGGAACTGCGTCGGGGTGACCTCGACGGGCGCCTCCCGAAGCGCCGCGTCGTCGGCGAGCAGTTCGGG is from Salinirussus salinus and encodes:
- a CDS encoding DUF5828 family protein, which encodes MEESVSGFKTRGDWMAIVEHGERITRALQEVADEEGIDLGDALDEFDEWRPKSHERIDEDVNEKTAAQASVAEGEGEKEGKGPDEDLQTAGEKLAESYENLDEPDEAVGKWGESIDYVARAADSAGRKAIRTVENAVYRNVMTQIAPYYFDNELISANLQQVRGADEYVFEVNVNDDDLKVHVSNRLADYESEVDRWHVDTEKATETAEAAEGAEAPDNGTPADADTN
- a CDS encoding phytoene desaturase family protein, with product MSLDILGSGSGDRGDVGGREVTVVGAGVGGLAAAAYLADAGADVRVLEQHDRPGGHANRFVEDGYTFDTGPSWYLMPDVFERFFGHFGRSPEDFYDLVHLDPHYRVFWKDGDRADVRPDMAHNRALFDSYEDGAGEALEAYLDEAEYTYEVGMDRFVYEDRGRLRDFVDLDVLKSARGLSLLGTMNDHVADYVDHPKLRQLLQYTLVFLGGSPYNTPALYNLLSHVDFNLGVYYPEGGMYSVVEGMVELAEDLGATVETGRPVRRVERNGAGLRTDTDAGPVAADAVISNANPAHVERELLPEGRREHGEGYWEGRTLAPSAYMLYLGVEGGVDPLAHHTLVLPTDWKSHFESIFEEPRWPEDPAYYVNVPSTTDDAVAPEGGHTVVVLVPIAPGLEDDDPARERFREQVLDDIAAHTGVDLRGRIAVEREACVSEFAARYGDPRGSALGLAHTLRQTGPFRPDHRSDALEGLYYTGAYTRPGIGVPMCLISGEHAAEAVVADR
- a CDS encoding inorganic phosphate transporter, encoding MATPTLAVLLVAGAASLFMAWAIGAGSSGSTPFAPAVGANAISILRAGFVVGILGLLGAVLQGANVTEAVGQELVVGEPLGATAAVIGLVVAATLVAVGIFAGYPIATAFTVTGAVVGVGLASGGAPAWAKYQQIGALWVLTPVIGGGLSYGTARLLRAESVPERVAVPVLGGLVGLLLANIGFVLLGPPDEQTSVATAVAVAVDGGLAAAAGASLLVALLVAGVLAYDMRASGPAASQRHFLLALGGLVAFSAGGSQVGLALGPLVPLTGSLELPLVALLFGGGLGLLVGSWTGAPRMIKALSQDYSSLGPRRSIAALIPSFAIAQTAVFFGIPVSFNEIIVSAIIGSGYAASGAGGEVSGAKMGYTVLAWVGSLVGAFAVSYGAFLGVSAVL
- a CDS encoding hemolysin family protein, with product MTVPLAFEVLGLTISDTLFAVIGGLIILVLLVLSGFFSSSEIAMFSLASHRVEALSSNGTKAGKTLAALRNDPHRLLVTILVGNNLVNIAMSAIATGLLTYYLGNGLLPVVLSTVGITSLVLLFGESAPKSYAIENTESWALTIARPLKFAENLLLPLVALFDYLTRAVNRVTGGRSAIETSYVTRQEIRDIIETGEREGVLDEEEREMLQRTLRFNNTIAKEVMTPRLDMTAVSVDNTLEEALETFVQSNHARLPVYEGSLDNIIGVVHIRDLVRELQYGEVEDVDLNDLTTPTLHVPESKNVDDLLTEMRDERLHMVIVVDEFGTTEGLVTMEDLTEEIVGEILEGGEEEPIEVLDDDTAIVKGEVNIDELNEALGVDLPEGEEFETIAGFIFNRAGRLVEEGEAIEYDGLTIRVEQVENTRIMKARITGLAAEEDEDSEDGAAEPDAEATTDD
- a CDS encoding glutathione S-transferase N-terminal domain-containing protein, which gives rise to MSQPAITLYRLQACPFCERVVRKLEEYDLEYQSRFVEALHSKRNVVKRVTGSRTVPAIVDENTGVTMSESANIVEYLERTYGGAAAGADEGTAAAGGS
- a CDS encoding redoxin domain-containing protein, producing the protein MDLPFDVVDLEPTDHPTEGEEAPDFRRPLVTEEFWEDRALSELTAEGPVLLVFHPMDGAFPATYMYNELRDREVAEKVRVVGCSISTPYEHKALIEDREVDFAVFSDPKNGVAEAYDVVHDLDGMTGVSEPRPAVFVVDAERVVRYAWVAEEWPDFPDYDDLEAALDEV
- a CDS encoding L-threonylcarbamoyladenylate synthase produces the protein METTDPAVAAAAVADGDLVVYPTETVYGLGADALDAEAVTRVFDAKRRDRTEPVSMAVPTVEAALEYTRATAPERAFMHEFLPGPVTVVLERTAAVPDVLTGGRDRVGVRVPDCEPALALLAETGPLTATSANVSGRESARRVADLDSEIRAAVAVALDAGETPGGTPSTVVDVTAGRVHRRGAAAADVEDWLDAH
- a CDS encoding CRISPR-associated protein Cas4, which encodes MHAFRDVATAAYCPRKLYYRRRQPADARETPPEVRRRRAVAFRYPELLADDAALREAPVEVTPTQFRSRLGSAKARLDCWGALADPDDRDILLSGKDCRGVAHKRFEGPAGPSLSLVFTGEPPETGVWHPQSVRLVAAAKALSWERETRVERVYAEYPAHGVVRAVDVGPRRSAEYREAVRAARTVDGPPPRVDSDAKCEPCEFREECGVRTRSLRSLLGG